One window of Amaranthus tricolor cultivar Red isolate AtriRed21 chromosome 13, ASM2621246v1, whole genome shotgun sequence genomic DNA carries:
- the LOC130798568 gene encoding auxin-induced protein 22D: MARSESYENDLHLEATELRLGLPGSKEPENQSLSNNVARNNKRSSPDQIPEDSSSTNNSSVSDARNQDCPPPSKAQIVGWPPIRNYRKNNLQSKKSEADASGMYVKVSMDGAPYLRKIDLNVYQSYEQLLKALESMFKVCIGKYSERDGYNGSDFAPTYEDKDGDWMLVGDVPWEMFITSCKRLRIMKSSEAKGLGCL; the protein is encoded by the exons ATGGCAAGATCAGAGAGTTATGAAAATGATCTTCATCTTGAAGCTACTGAGCTTAGATTAGGATTACCAGGGAGCAAAGAACCTGAGAATCAATCATTATCTAATAATGTTGCTAGAAATAATAAGAGATCATCACCTGATCAAATCCCTGAGGATTCTTCATCAACTAACAATTCAAGTGTTTCTGATGCTAGAAATCAAGATTGCCCTCCTCCTTCCAA GGCACAGATAGTTGGGTGGCCACCAATCAGAAATTACAGGAAGAATAACCTGCAGTCTAAGAAAAGTGAAGCTGATGCATCTGGAATGTATGTGAAAGTAAGTATGGATGGAGCACCATACTTAAGGAAGATTGATTTGAATGTGTATCAGAGTTATGAACAGTTGTTAAAGGCCTTGGAAAGTATGTTCAAGGTGTGTATTGGAAAGTATTCTGAGAGAGATGGATACAATGGATCCGATTTCGCCCCGACTTATGAAGATAAAGATGGGGATTGGATGTTGGTTGGAGATGTTCCGTGGGAGATGTTCATCACATCTTGTAAAAGGCTTAGGATCATGAAGTCTTCAGAAGCTAAAGGACTTGGGTGTCTGTGA